Below is a genomic region from Pseudarthrobacter sulfonivorans.
TCCTTCAAGCTCAAGCCCAAGCCCACCACGGGAGCCTTCGGCTGGCTGCAGGCCGGCGTGGAGGTCTACGGCGGGCCGCTGCTCAACTCCTGGCTGGACCGCGAACTTCGGCTGGCGGGCCGGCTGGTCATGCTGGACGGCACAGAGCACCTCACCGCCACCGGGCCGATGCTCCGCTTCCCGCAGCTGGCCATCCACCTTGACCGTGCCGTGAACGACGGCCTCACCCTGGACAAGCAGCGGCACATGAACCCCGTGTGGGGCCTGGGGGACCCCGCCGATTTTGACCTGCTGGCGGTTTTGGCGTCCCACGTGCCCGGCGCTTCCGTTGATCCGGCCAGGATCGGCGGGTACGACGTCGTTATTGCAGACACGCAGGCACCTGGGGTTTTCGGGGCCAACAGTGAGTTCTTCGCTTCCGGGCGACTGGACAACCTTTCCGCGACGCACGCCGGGCTGGCGGCGCTGATCGCGCATTCTTCAGCTGCGTCTGGCGGCGCGGCAGGTGGGCCGATCGCCGTCCTCGCGGCGTTCGACCACGAGGAAATCGGCTCCAACTCCCGTTCCGGCGCGTGCGGGCCCGTCCTCGAAGACGTCCTCGTGCGGATCTCCGACGGACTCGGCGCCACGGTGAGCCAACGGCGGCAGGCGCTGGCGGCGTCGTTCTGCGTTTCCGCGGACGCCGGCCACGCCGTCCACCCCAACTACCCGGAGCGGCACGATCCGGCCAACCACCCGGTCCTGAACGGCGGCCCGCTGCTCAAGATCAACGCCAACCAGCGGTACGCGACCGATGCCACCGGCGCGGCTTTCTGGGCCAGGCTGTGCGGGGAGGCGAAGGTGCCGTACCAGGAATTTGTGTCCAACAACGTGATGCCCTGCGGCTCCACCATCGGCCCCCTGACCGCCACGCGCCTGGGGATCCGGACTGTCGACGTCGGCGTGCCCCTGCTCTCGATGCACTCCGCACGTGAGCTCTGCGGCGTGGCGGACCCGCACCGGCTGGCAACGGTCACGGAGCTTTTCTTCCGGACTGCGATGTAGGCGTGGCCTGAACGCGGTCAGCCAATTCGGCTATCTGGCCGGAAGGGGCCTCCCAGCGTTCGGTCCGCCCGCTGGCGGATGTCGGCGGTGCTGCGTGGAAGGCGGGACACCTGACGCTACGGGCCATTTTCATCGGGGCTCCCGGGCACTTGGAAATCGTCAACCTGAAGTCCCTTATGCGCGCTAGCCCAGATACAGCGGTCAAATCCCTACAATATGGGCGGAATGAGAACCCTATACCTAACATTCGGACCGGCGGCCAAACCCCTG
It encodes:
- a CDS encoding M18 family aminopeptidase, whose protein sequence is MPSRSSAAASSASDHIQDLGAYVSASPSSFHAVHEAARRLDEAGFTGLDEREPWAGGAGSFYLVRDGALIAWVVPEDAGPTTGFNILGAHTDSPSFKLKPKPTTGAFGWLQAGVEVYGGPLLNSWLDRELRLAGRLVMLDGTEHLTATGPMLRFPQLAIHLDRAVNDGLTLDKQRHMNPVWGLGDPADFDLLAVLASHVPGASVDPARIGGYDVVIADTQAPGVFGANSEFFASGRLDNLSATHAGLAALIAHSSAASGGAAGGPIAVLAAFDHEEIGSNSRSGACGPVLEDVLVRISDGLGATVSQRRQALAASFCVSADAGHAVHPNYPERHDPANHPVLNGGPLLKINANQRYATDATGAAFWARLCGEAKVPYQEFVSNNVMPCGSTIGPLTATRLGIRTVDVGVPLLSMHSARELCGVADPHRLATVTELFFRTAM